In the genome of Cronobacter malonaticus LMG 23826, one region contains:
- the yegD gene encoding molecular chaperone codes for MFIGFDYGTANCSVAIMRDGVPQMLPLEQGSTLLPSMIGAPVREAVSEWLYRHQNVEASGAETQALLRRAVSYNREESIDVTPGSVQFGLSALRQYMDDPEEVWFVKSPKSFLGASGLKPQQVALFEDLVCAMMVHIRQAAQQQANAEIDQAVIGRPINFQGLGGDDANRQAQGILERAAHRAGFRDVVFQYEPVAAGLDFEATLSEEQRVLVVDIGGGTTDCSLLLMGPQWRARRDRDQSLLGHSGCRVGGNDLDIALAFKQLMPLLGMGGETEKGTALPVLPWWNACAINDVPAQSDFYSAACGRLLADLARDAREPQKVALLQKVWRQRLSYRLVRAAEESKIVLSQAPLCQTALPFIEPQLSQEITQQALALALNPPLQRILEQVTLALEASNARPDVIYLTGGSARSPLIREALQTQLPGIPVQGGDDFGSVTAGLARWAQVVFQ; via the coding sequence ATGTTTATCGGTTTTGACTACGGCACCGCCAACTGTTCTGTCGCGATAATGCGTGACGGCGTGCCACAAATGCTGCCGCTTGAGCAGGGCTCGACGCTGCTACCGTCCATGATTGGCGCGCCGGTGCGCGAGGCGGTAAGCGAATGGCTGTATCGTCATCAGAATGTCGAGGCGAGCGGCGCGGAAACGCAGGCGCTGCTGCGCCGCGCGGTGAGCTATAACCGCGAAGAGAGCATCGACGTCACGCCGGGCAGCGTACAGTTCGGCCTGAGCGCACTGCGCCAGTATATGGACGACCCGGAAGAGGTCTGGTTCGTGAAGTCGCCCAAGTCGTTTCTCGGCGCCAGTGGGCTGAAGCCGCAGCAGGTCGCGCTGTTTGAAGATCTGGTCTGCGCGATGATGGTCCACATTCGCCAGGCGGCGCAGCAACAGGCAAACGCGGAGATAGACCAGGCGGTCATTGGCCGTCCGATCAACTTCCAGGGACTCGGCGGCGATGACGCCAACCGTCAGGCGCAGGGGATCCTCGAGCGCGCGGCGCACCGCGCCGGTTTTCGCGACGTGGTGTTTCAGTATGAGCCGGTCGCAGCCGGTCTGGATTTTGAAGCCACATTGAGCGAAGAGCAGCGCGTACTGGTGGTGGATATCGGCGGCGGCACTACCGACTGTTCGCTGCTGCTGATGGGCCCGCAGTGGCGCGCGCGCCGCGACCGCGATCAAAGCCTTCTTGGCCACAGCGGCTGCCGCGTGGGTGGTAACGATCTGGATATCGCGCTGGCGTTTAAACAGCTGATGCCGCTGCTCGGCATGGGCGGCGAAACCGAAAAAGGCACCGCGCTGCCGGTGCTGCCGTGGTGGAACGCCTGCGCGATTAACGACGTGCCGGCGCAGAGCGATTTTTACAGCGCCGCCTGCGGACGCCTGCTGGCGGATTTAGCCCGCGACGCCCGCGAGCCGCAAAAAGTGGCGCTGCTGCAAAAAGTGTGGCGGCAACGCCTGAGCTACCGTCTGGTGCGCGCGGCGGAAGAGAGCAAAATCGTGCTCTCGCAGGCCCCGCTCTGCCAGACCGCGCTGCCGTTTATTGAGCCACAACTGAGCCAGGAAATTACTCAGCAGGCGCTCGCGCTGGCGCTCAACCCGCCGCTACAGCGTATTCTTGAGCAGGTGACGCTGGCGCTTGAGGCAAGCAACGCGCGCCCCGATGTCATTTACCTCACCGGCGGCAGCGCGCGTTCACCGCTCATCCGCGAGGCGCTGCAAACGCAACTGCCGGGCATTCCGGTGCAGGGCGGCGACGATTTCGGCTCCGTCACCGCCGGTCTTGCGCGCTGGGCGCAGGTGGTGTTTCAGTAA
- a CDS encoding MdtA/MuxA family multidrug efflux RND transporter periplasmic adaptor subunit produces the protein MKSTVKKRGWVIAGIVVVVVAALLYWRNAATNAPSGKAPHAGGRAAMRMGGAPAPVQAATARSEAVPRYLTGLGTITAANTVTVRSRVDGQLMAIHFKEGQQVKAGDLLAEIDPSQFKVALAQAQGQLAKDRATLANARRDLARYQQLGKTNLVSRQELDAQQALVSETEGTLKADEAAVASAQLQLDWSRITAPIDGRVGLKQVDIGNQISSGDTTGIVVLTQTHPIDLVFTLPENDIAAVMQAQKAGKTLTVEAWDRTNSTKLSTGELLSLDNQIDATTGTIKLKARFANEDDALFPNQFVNARMLIDTQQNAVVIPTAALQMGNEGHFVWVLNDDNKVSKHTVTTGIQNSETVVITAGLSAGDRVVTDGIDRLTEGAKVDVVEAQTATDNAKPERGERSPTDSARAGKGARS, from the coding sequence ATGAAAAGCACGGTTAAAAAGCGCGGGTGGGTTATCGCTGGCATCGTTGTCGTGGTGGTTGCCGCACTCCTCTACTGGCGTAACGCCGCAACGAATGCTCCTTCAGGTAAAGCGCCGCATGCAGGCGGGCGCGCCGCGATGCGCATGGGCGGTGCCCCTGCCCCGGTGCAGGCCGCCACGGCACGCAGCGAGGCGGTGCCGCGCTATCTCACAGGGCTTGGGACTATTACCGCCGCCAACACCGTCACGGTGCGCAGCCGGGTGGATGGTCAGCTAATGGCGATTCACTTTAAAGAAGGCCAGCAGGTAAAAGCGGGCGATCTGCTCGCGGAAATCGATCCGAGCCAGTTTAAAGTGGCGCTCGCGCAGGCGCAGGGGCAGCTTGCTAAAGATCGCGCGACGCTTGCCAACGCCCGTCGCGATCTGGCGCGCTATCAGCAGCTTGGTAAAACGAACCTGGTTTCACGCCAGGAGCTGGACGCCCAGCAGGCTCTGGTCAGCGAAACCGAAGGCACGCTGAAAGCCGATGAAGCCGCCGTCGCCAGCGCGCAGTTGCAGCTCGACTGGAGCCGCATCACCGCGCCGATTGACGGGCGCGTCGGCTTAAAACAGGTCGATATCGGCAACCAGATCTCCAGCGGCGACACCACCGGCATCGTGGTGCTGACCCAGACACACCCGATCGATCTGGTCTTTACCCTGCCGGAGAACGACATCGCCGCCGTGATGCAGGCGCAAAAGGCGGGGAAAACCCTGACGGTGGAAGCCTGGGATCGCACCAACAGCACGAAGCTCAGCACCGGCGAACTGCTAAGCCTTGATAATCAGATAGACGCCACCACCGGCACCATTAAGCTTAAGGCGCGCTTCGCCAATGAAGATGACGCGCTGTTCCCGAACCAGTTCGTTAACGCCCGCATGCTCATCGATACCCAGCAGAACGCGGTCGTTATCCCGACCGCCGCGTTGCAGATGGGCAACGAAGGCCACTTTGTCTGGGTGCTGAACGACGACAACAAAGTGAGTAAGCACACCGTCACGACCGGCATTCAGAACAGCGAAACCGTGGTGATCACCGCAGGCCTTTCCGCAGGCGATCGCGTGGTGACGGACGGCATCGACCGCCTGACCGAAGGCGCGAAGGTGGATGTCGTGGAAGCGCAAACGGCGACGGATAACGCGAAGCCTGAACGCGGCGAGCGCAGCCCGACCGACAGCGCCCGCGCGGGCAAAGGAGCGCGTTCCTGA
- a CDS encoding type II toxin-antitoxin system RelE/ParE family toxin, translating to MTWTVIFTDRFNDWYQQQPEGLQDRIAALLWNLRYSGPLVGRPLVDTVKGSRYPNLKELRVQYGGEPWRVFFAFDAERQAVVLCAGNKRSQKHFYDALIRQAEEEFFLHVQAMERRNENY from the coding sequence ATGACATGGACGGTGATTTTTACCGATCGTTTTAACGACTGGTATCAACAGCAGCCCGAAGGATTACAGGATCGTATCGCTGCGCTCTTATGGAACTTGCGTTATTCCGGCCCGCTTGTCGGACGCCCGCTGGTCGATACGGTCAAAGGTTCGCGTTATCCCAACCTGAAAGAGCTGCGTGTGCAGTATGGCGGCGAACCCTGGCGCGTCTTTTTTGCGTTTGACGCTGAACGTCAGGCCGTTGTGCTCTGTGCAGGCAATAAGCGCAGCCAGAAACATTTTTATGACGCCCTAATCAGGCAGGCTGAAGAAGAATTCTTCCTGCATGTGCAAGCAATGGAGAGACGAAATGAAAACTATTGA
- a CDS encoding MdtB/MuxB family multidrug efflux RND transporter permease subunit, translated as MQVLPPSATGGPSRLFILRPVATTLLMVAILLAGIIGYRFLPVSALPEVDYPTIQVVTLYPGASPDVVTSAITAPLERQFGQMSGLKQMASQSAGGASVVTLQFQLTLPLDVAEQEVQAAINAATNLLPDDLPNPPVYSKVNPADPPIMTLAVTSSALPMTQVEDMVETRVAQRISQVTGVGLVTLSGGQRPAVRVKLNAQALASLGIDSETVRTAITSANVNSAKGSFDGPERAVTLSANDQMKSADEYRNLIIAYKNGAPVRLGDVATVEQGAENAWLGAWANKQPAIVMNVQRQPGANIITTAETIQKLLPQLTESLPKSVQVKVLTDRTTNISASVNDTQFELMLAIALVVMIIYLFLRNIPATIIPAVAVPLSLVGTFAVMVFLDFSINNLTLMALTIATGFVVDDAIVVIENISRYIEKGEKPLAAALKGAGEIGFTIISLTFSLIAVLIPLLFMGDIVGRLFREFAVTLAVAILISAVVSLTLTPMMCARMLSHESLRKQNRFSRASERVINRVIDRYGQLLKRVLNHPWLTLGVALGTLALTVLLWIVIPKGFFPVQDNGIIQGTLQAPQSVSFASMAERQRAVADVILKDPAVESLTSFVGVDGTNPSLNSARLQINLKPLDDRDDRVQTVIARLQEAASRVPGATLYLQPIQDLTIDTQVSRTQYQFTLQANSLEALSTWVPKLIARLQTLPQLADVSSDWQDNGLVAYVNVDRASASRLGISMSDVDNALYNAFGQRLISTIYTQANQYRVVLEHNTTATPGLSALDGIRLASSDGGMVPLSAIAKVEQRFGPLTINHLDQFPSTTISFNVPDGYSLGDAVDAITQAEADLAFPTEITTQFQGSTLAFQAALGSTLWLILASVVAMYIVLGVLYESFIHPITILSTLPTAGVGALLALLIAGAELDVIAIIGIILLIGIVKKNAIMMIDFALAAEREQGMTPREAIYQACLLRFRPILMTTLAALLGALPLMLSTGVGAELRRPLGIGMVGGLLVSQVLTLFTTPVIYLLFDRLGHAVRRRLPAREEEA; from the coding sequence ATGCAGGTGTTACCTCCGAGCGCCACCGGCGGCCCGTCCCGCCTGTTTATTCTGCGCCCCGTCGCCACCACGCTGCTAATGGTGGCTATCCTGCTTGCAGGCATCATCGGCTATCGCTTTTTGCCGGTATCCGCCCTGCCGGAAGTGGACTACCCGACAATTCAGGTGGTGACGCTCTACCCTGGCGCCAGCCCGGATGTCGTGACGTCTGCTATCACCGCGCCGCTTGAGCGCCAGTTCGGCCAGATGTCGGGCTTAAAGCAGATGGCCTCGCAAAGCGCGGGCGGCGCGTCGGTGGTGACGTTACAGTTCCAGCTCACGCTGCCGCTGGATGTCGCCGAGCAGGAGGTGCAGGCCGCCATTAACGCCGCCACTAACCTGCTGCCGGACGATCTCCCTAACCCGCCCGTCTACAGCAAAGTGAACCCGGCGGACCCGCCAATCATGACGCTTGCGGTCACCTCATCGGCGCTGCCGATGACCCAGGTGGAAGATATGGTGGAAACCCGCGTCGCGCAGCGTATCTCGCAGGTAACCGGCGTGGGGCTGGTGACGCTCTCCGGCGGCCAGCGTCCGGCGGTGCGGGTGAAACTGAATGCGCAGGCGCTGGCGTCGCTGGGCATAGACAGCGAAACCGTGCGTACCGCCATCACCAGCGCGAACGTCAACTCGGCGAAAGGCAGTTTCGACGGCCCGGAGCGCGCGGTGACGCTCTCCGCCAACGATCAGATGAAATCCGCCGACGAGTACCGCAACCTGATCATCGCCTATAAAAACGGCGCGCCGGTGCGCCTTGGCGACGTGGCGACGGTCGAACAAGGCGCGGAGAACGCCTGGCTTGGCGCGTGGGCTAATAAACAGCCCGCGATTGTGATGAACGTCCAGCGCCAGCCGGGTGCCAATATCATCACCACCGCCGAAACTATCCAGAAACTGCTGCCGCAGCTTACGGAAAGCCTGCCGAAATCGGTGCAGGTGAAAGTGCTGACCGACCGGACCACCAATATCAGCGCGTCGGTCAACGACACACAGTTTGAACTGATGCTGGCGATAGCGCTGGTGGTGATGATCATCTACCTGTTCCTGCGCAACATTCCGGCGACCATTATCCCGGCGGTGGCGGTGCCGCTGTCGCTGGTCGGCACCTTTGCGGTGATGGTGTTTCTCGATTTCTCCATCAACAACCTGACGCTGATGGCGCTGACTATCGCCACCGGGTTTGTGGTGGATGACGCCATTGTGGTGATTGAAAACATCTCGCGCTATATCGAAAAAGGCGAAAAGCCGCTGGCCGCCGCGCTCAAGGGCGCAGGCGAAATCGGCTTTACCATTATCTCGCTGACGTTCTCGCTGATAGCCGTGCTGATCCCGCTGCTGTTTATGGGCGACATCGTGGGCCGTCTGTTCCGCGAATTCGCAGTGACGCTGGCGGTGGCGATTTTAATCTCCGCTGTCGTCTCGCTGACGCTGACGCCGATGATGTGCGCGCGCATGTTAAGCCATGAATCGCTGCGCAAGCAGAACCGCTTCTCGCGCGCCTCGGAGCGCGTGATCAACCGGGTGATTGACCGCTATGGCCAGTTGCTTAAGCGCGTGCTGAACCACCCGTGGCTGACGCTCGGCGTCGCGCTTGGCACGCTGGCGCTGACGGTGCTGCTGTGGATTGTCATCCCGAAAGGCTTTTTCCCGGTGCAGGACAACGGCATTATCCAGGGCACGTTGCAGGCGCCGCAGTCGGTGTCGTTCGCCAGCATGGCCGAACGCCAGCGCGCGGTGGCGGATGTTATTTTGAAAGATCCGGCGGTAGAGAGCCTCACCTCGTTTGTCGGCGTCGATGGCACTAACCCGTCACTGAACAGCGCGCGGCTGCAAATCAACTTAAAGCCGCTCGATGACCGTGATGACCGCGTGCAGACGGTGATTGCGCGCCTCCAGGAGGCCGCCAGCCGCGTGCCGGGTGCCACACTCTACCTGCAACCGATTCAGGATCTCACCATCGACACCCAGGTGAGCCGCACGCAGTACCAGTTCACGCTCCAGGCCAATTCGCTGGAAGCGCTCAGCACCTGGGTGCCGAAGCTTATCGCCCGGCTGCAAACGCTGCCGCAGCTGGCGGATGTCAGCAGCGACTGGCAGGACAACGGTCTTGTGGCTTACGTGAATGTGGATCGCGCGAGCGCCAGCCGTCTTGGCATCAGCATGAGCGATGTCGATAACGCGCTCTATAACGCCTTTGGCCAGCGCCTTATCTCAACCATTTATACCCAGGCGAACCAGTACCGCGTGGTGCTGGAGCATAACACCACCGCCACGCCGGGCCTGTCGGCGCTTGACGGTATTCGTCTTGCCAGCAGCGATGGCGGCATGGTGCCGCTCAGCGCCATTGCGAAGGTCGAGCAGCGCTTCGGGCCGCTTACGATTAACCATCTCGATCAGTTCCCGTCGACGACTATCTCGTTTAACGTGCCGGACGGCTATTCGCTGGGCGACGCGGTAGACGCCATCACCCAGGCAGAGGCCGATCTGGCGTTCCCGACCGAGATAACGACCCAGTTCCAGGGCAGCACCCTCGCCTTCCAGGCGGCGCTTGGCAGCACGCTCTGGCTGATTCTGGCGTCGGTGGTGGCGATGTATATCGTGCTCGGCGTGCTGTATGAGAGCTTTATCCACCCGATTACCATTCTCTCGACGCTGCCCACCGCGGGCGTCGGCGCACTGCTGGCGCTGCTTATCGCCGGTGCCGAGCTGGACGTTATCGCCATCATAGGCATTATTCTGCTGATAGGCATCGTCAAGAAAAACGCCATCATGATGATCGACTTTGCGCTGGCCGCCGAGCGTGAACAGGGCATGACGCCGCGAGAGGCCATTTACCAGGCGTGTCTGCTGCGTTTCCGGCCTATCCTGATGACCACGCTCGCCGCGCTCCTCGGCGCGCTGCCGCTGATGCTCAGCACCGGCGTTGGCGCGGAGCTGCGCCGTCCGCTCGGCATCGGCATGGTCGGCGGCCTGCTGGTAAGCCAGGTGCTGACGCTCTTTACCACGCCGGTAATTTATCTGCTGTTCGACCGCCTCGGCCACGCCGTGCGCCGCCGTCTGCCCGCGCGTGAAGAGGAGGCGTAA
- a CDS encoding helix-turn-helix domain-containing protein, protein MKTIDDVMAGFSPERQAEILRMADEIALEHGLPRIREARAFSQQQLAEIMGVTQPAIAAIEQRGKEIKLLTLKRYVEALGGKLSLLIELPEGSKVIPV, encoded by the coding sequence ATGAAAACTATTGATGACGTAATGGCGGGCTTTTCCCCGGAACGGCAGGCTGAAATCCTGCGCATGGCTGACGAAATCGCGCTGGAACACGGCCTGCCGCGCATTCGCGAAGCGCGGGCGTTTTCGCAGCAGCAGCTGGCGGAGATAATGGGCGTGACGCAGCCCGCTATCGCCGCCATTGAGCAGCGCGGCAAGGAGATCAAACTGCTGACGCTCAAGCGCTATGTCGAAGCGCTGGGCGGCAAGCTCTCTTTGCTGATAGAGCTGCCCGAAGGCAGCAAAGTGATCCCGGTCTGA
- the alkA gene encoding DNA-3-methyladenine glycosylase 2, which yields MFTLRYQPPYDWPWMLRFLGDRAVAGIEEVSESRYRRTLAIGGHQGWFSVTPHPAHATVTLEMSDGLLPVAEEVQSRVMRLFDLRFDPTPMLETLGPLAADRPGLRLPGSVDVFEQGVRAILGQLVSVAMAAKLTGKVVQAVGMELEDGTGWRFPTPEEIARADPATLKALGMPLMRAGALIQLAHEHLAGRFPLTCPEDVAAGVKALTQLPGIGPWTANYFAMRGWQAPDIFLPDDYLIKQRFAPMTPAQIRRYAARWQPWRTYALLHVWYATAWQTPVSE from the coding sequence ATGTTTACGCTTCGCTATCAGCCGCCTTACGACTGGCCGTGGATGTTACGCTTTCTGGGCGATCGTGCCGTGGCGGGCATTGAAGAGGTGAGCGAAAGCCGCTACCGGCGCACGCTGGCTATCGGCGGGCATCAGGGCTGGTTTAGCGTCACGCCGCACCCGGCGCACGCAACGGTGACGCTTGAGATGAGCGACGGCCTGCTGCCGGTGGCGGAAGAAGTACAGTCGCGCGTGATGCGGCTGTTCGATCTGCGTTTCGATCCGACGCCGATGCTGGAGACGCTCGGGCCGCTTGCCGCCGACAGACCAGGATTGCGGCTGCCGGGTTCGGTGGATGTGTTTGAGCAGGGCGTGCGCGCGATTCTCGGACAGCTGGTGAGCGTGGCGATGGCGGCGAAGCTAACCGGCAAAGTGGTGCAGGCGGTGGGGATGGAGCTTGAGGACGGCACTGGCTGGCGGTTTCCGACGCCCGAGGAGATAGCGCGCGCCGATCCTGCGACGCTGAAAGCGCTCGGGATGCCGCTGATGCGCGCCGGGGCGCTTATCCAGCTCGCCCATGAACATCTGGCCGGGCGGTTTCCGCTCACCTGCCCGGAAGATGTGGCGGCGGGCGTGAAAGCGCTGACGCAACTGCCGGGCATCGGCCCCTGGACGGCGAACTATTTCGCGATGCGCGGCTGGCAGGCACCGGATATTTTTCTGCCGGACGATTATCTGATTAAGCAGCGTTTCGCACCGATGACGCCCGCGCAGATCCGGCGCTATGCCGCACGCTGGCAGCCGTGGCGCACCTACGCGCTGTTGCACGTCTGGTACGCCACGGCGTGGCAGACGCCAGTCAGTGAATAG